The following proteins are co-located in the Pyricularia oryzae 70-15 chromosome 1, whole genome shotgun sequence genome:
- a CDS encoding ADP,ATP carrier protein codes for MTSKEDIRIMGMPPFVVDFLMGGVSAAVSKTAAAPIERVKLLVQNQEEMIRAGRLDRRYDGIVDCFKRTSQAEGVMSLWRGNTANVIRYFPTQALNFAFRDKFKAMFGYKKDKDGYAKWMAGNLASGGAAGATSLLFVYSLDYARTRLANDAKSAKGGGDRQFNGLVDVYRKTLASDGIAGLYRGFGPSVAGIVVYRGLYFGMYDSIKPVLLTGSLETNFFASFALGWCVTTGAGIASYPLDTVRRRMMMTSGEAVKYSSSFDAFKQIVAKEGVKSLFRGAGANILRGVAGAGVLSIYDQLQLIMFGKAFKGGSG; via the exons CCCTTCGTGGTCGACTTTTTGA TGGGTGGTGTTTCCGCCGCCGTCTCGAAGACCGCCGCTGCTCCCATCGAGCGTGTGAAGCTTCTGGTCCAGAACCAG GAGGAGATGATCCGCGCCGGCCGTCTTGACCGCCGTTACGATGGTATCGTCGACTGTTTCAAGCGCACCAGCCAGGCTGAGGGTGTCATGTCGCTGTGGCGTGGAAACACTGCCAACGTCATCCGTTACTTCCCCACCCAGGCCCTGAACTTCGCTTTCCGTGACAAGTTCAAGGCCATGTTCGGCTacaagaaggacaaggacgGCTACGCCAAGTGGATGGCTGGTAACCTGGCCTCCGGTGGT GCCGCTGGTGCCACTTCGCTCCTCTTCGTCTACTCCCTCGACTACGCCCGTACCCGTCTGGCCAACGACGCCAAGTCGGCCAAGGGTGGCGGTGACCGTCAGTTCAACGGTCTCGTCGACGTCTACCGCAAGACTCTCGCCTCTGACGGTATTGCCGGTCTGTACCGTGGTttcggtccttccgtcgccGGTATCGTCGTCTACCGTGGTCTGTACTTCGGCATGTACGACTCCATCAAGCCTGTCCTCCTGACTGGCTCGCTTGAGACCAACTTCTTCGCCTCGTTCGCCCTCGGTTGGTGCGTCACCACCGGTGCCGGTATCGCCTCTTACCCCCTTGACACTGTCCGTCGTCGTATGATGatgacctctggtgaggccgtCAAGTACAGCAGCTCTTTCGACGCCTTCAAGCAGATCGTCGCCAAGGAGGGTGTCAAGTCGCTCTTCCGTGGTGCCGGTGCCAACATTCTCCGCGGTGTCGCCGGTGCTGGTGTGCTGTCGATCTACGACCAGCTCCAGCTCATCATGTTCGGCAAGGCCTTCAAGGGTGGATCGGGCTAA